Genomic window (Penaeus vannamei isolate JL-2024 chromosome 22, ASM4276789v1, whole genome shotgun sequence):
tatatatttatttatatatatatatataatatatatatatatatatatacatacatatatatatatatatatatatatatatatatatatatatacataaatatatatatatatatatatatatatacatacatacatacatacacaaccacacacacacacacacacacacacacacacacacacacacacacacacacacacacacacacacacacacacacacacacacacacacacacacacacacacacacacacacacacacacacacatatacacacacacagatatatatatatatatatatatatatatatatatatatatatatatatatatatatatatatatatatatatatatatatatatatatatatatatatatatatatatgtgtgtgtgtgtgtgtgtgtgtatgtgtatgtgtatgtatgtacgtatgtgtgtatctatgtatatacatatgtcaatgtatatatgttgcatatatatacatatgttatatatatatatatatatatatatatatatatatatatacatatatatatatatgtatatatatatatatatatagatatagatatataaaaaaaaaaaaatatatatatatatatatatgtgtgtgtgtgtgtgtgtgtgtgtgtgtatgtgtgtttgtatgtgtgtgtgtgtgtgtgtgtataacatttatataaataaatataaacataaaaaagaaagaaagaaagaaaagaaaaaaaatcataaaaaaattatatatatatatatatatatatatgtgtgtgtgtgtgtgtgtgtgtgtgtgtgtgtatgtatacatatacatatacatatatatatatatatatatatatatatatatatatatatatatatatatatatatatatatatatatatatatatatatatatatatatatatatacatatatatatgtatatatatgtatgcatatgttatttatatatcagcatatatacatatacatatgaacacacagaaatatatatatatatataaatatatatatatatatatatatatatatatatatatatatatatatatatatatatatatatatatatatatatatatatatatatatatatatgcatgtatacatttgaatatatataatatacatacgtacgtacacatacatacatatatatatacatatatatatatatatatatatatatatatatatatatatatatatatatatatatatatatatgtatatgtatatgtaatatatacatatataatatatataaagttttctagatgcttttttactgctatttgtagactttggaatagattgccttcagagattgtaacttcttcgactcttgataaatttaaaacgtcagctaatatatttttcttacgtaattggctgactctctttttttcattctttcttagctgtatcttgacctgcactgacacctttggtggtataaatctcgatttttttcagtgtggctcgttatatagcttaatataataataataataataataataataataataataataatatatatatatatatatatatatatatatatatatatatatatagtttcacaTCAACCCTTCATTATTGGTAAATATATGTTATAACCCCTTCCTAATTGTATGTCATTGTCCTctggtaaagaaaataaaagtgaaataaaatttCAACTGTCTCTTAATTGTCATTTGAATTACCTTTTTTTGgtgggatgaaaaaaaaaatatttgaagccTTCGCCTCACTTCCCTTTCACACGGTCCCCAAGGCTCACTTCCCGCTACATCTTGTGACCTTTTCGACGGTCTGGCATGCGTCGGTTTATGTAATTTCATAGTTTTTGATGTCTAACCTTCTACCATATATCATGAGACGCCATTATCTTCGGATTATGCCTTTTTATTATTCGTCTGCTTCCTGATCATAATCCGGGATCTTAGAATTGCTATTATGTCAGTCTACTGCACACCTATGGTCGTAGAGGGAAGGCTTTTGTTCCAGAATCTTCCCTGGTCCAGTTTCTCTCGCATCATCCACTCGCTGACCCTCATCTAGATCGTCTCTAGGCCTAACGCGTCGTAAAAGGGTAAAATATAAGGGATAGAAATGAAGTTCGGTagcaacaggatttttttttcgttttttgcccTTCCGCCAACACGCGAGGGAGGAATTCAACTGGTCGGCGTTTTCTCCATCAACACGTGAGGGCGATGTATTTTCAGTGGTCTCCGTCTCGTGCAATAACACGTGAGGGAGGGGTAGCAACAGGGTTCTTTGTCTTAAACACCTACACGTGAGATGGAGGTATCTCAGCCGGTCAACCGCCTATTAGGGTGTATGTTCTTGTTTCGGTAGACAACTGCCGCTGGGTGGGAGTGAACAGAAATGTGAAAATGTTTGCAGTTGTGATACATTGtctacgcacagacacatacatctctatgtatgtgttgAATAATGAAATACTATTAATATAGACATACGTTTAACCATACATAAACTTATTATAATTAAGTACACACGTAACACGACCTACAGACAACAAACCAAGTTTTTCAGTGCCCTGCGTCGATCCAAGATGACAAGAGCCTTCGGCACTCCTCGGGAATGAAAGGTGCCAGTGCCTATCACGAGAATGGTGCCAAGAGGGACCTGTTCACCTTCCCGAAAGTGATTAATGTGACCCTGTCTCCGATTCCTTGGCACTCCGCCCATGACGGGAATATTTTAAAAAGTGTCCGGGTTTGCGCAAGCCTATCTTCAAGATACTCCATCAATTAATAGTTTAAATAAAGACCAGAGATGCAAGAGAATTGAATGTTGTTATTGTATAGATGTGATTATTATATTACAGTGTATGTATACCCTCCATGCCCATGTTAATGTAACTTGCTTTACTTGCAAACCCTGCATGTTAATATACTGTTTTAGTCATGGTCCCTCAGCCATTCCACGCAGGCACCAACCCCCTCaatccgagagagagacagctgaacCCGAGGAGAAAACGATACATTAACATGGGCATAGAAGCTATACATACACTGCAATATAATTATCACATCTATACAGTTACAAGCAGATCAAATTCATATATAAGATTCTATAAGGCTACTGAATCCCGCAAGTTTGAGTAGTGGGGTTTTATTCCCGTTCTGATTAGCGGTTCCCTACATCCTGTCATCTCTACCTTATCTAGTCATTGCACTCTTACCGTCTTTATGGAAAAACGGACACTTTTTACTGCCGAAATTCGCTGTCCTTCTAGTCTCGCCTGACCTTCCCCAGTCTGTCTGATTGGGTTCTGATTAGTCGAGTTGAAATAAGCAGGGTTATGGACATTTCGTTTGTACCTTGTCAGACTGGTTGGCAGGGGGCGCTTAGTCTGGCATGCTATCTGTTCTAAGAAATTCAGCCGTAGAGGACCTGCatagttttatacatatacatagtcacgcattatatatatatgtacatgtgtgtgtgtgtgtatttgtatatatatatatatatatatatatatatatatatatatatatatatatatatatatatatatatatgtgtgtgtgtgtgtgtgtgtgtgtgtgtgtgtgtgtgtgtgtgtgtgtgtgtgtgtatatatatatatatatatatatatatatatatatatatatataatggaagtcAAAATTGTCAAATAAACTGTGATCACAAATGCGAATGTTTATTCAAAATGCAGAAAGGTTTATTTTAAATAGGTTAAATATAGGAAGTCATTCCCACCCACCGCCAGGATCCTGACGGGAGAGGCGCAGCGTGGACGTCGCCGTGGCTGGGACCTTGCACAGGAATGGCCTCGAATGCATCCTATAGCGAAATGATGCGAATGAAATGGTTAAAGGAATGGAAATATGGTAATTAAATTCGCAGAAAGACTGACTTAGAGGACTGTCTTGGAAGCAATACTGGCattgaaatgaaatacaaaatgcaAAGCTGCGATTGAGTGTCAGAAGCCAGTATTCGTGGAAAATCCaattagaaatgaaaaaatgagcaataaaatggatagaaaagaaaaaaatgggcagCTTGACGTAAGAATATAAACGTGAAAgagaaactaaagaaaataaaaagtcaaCACTCCTAAAATGTTATGAAATATAATATTGGTAAATATTTAAAAGATAGACAGACCTGCTAGTCAATATTAGGCATTTACAGCAGTATTTTCCTCTAATGTGGAGGAAAGAAGAGTGatcttggaaaaaaaagagaagcaaatagATTGAAAACGATTTTTGTTTAATATATCAATACCAATTTGCAACTCGATTTGAAATATATGAAGACAAAAGACACTGAAAAactaaaagggaaagggatagccACCGACCTAAACTACGGAGAGATAAACCgtagaaaaaaagacggaaatgGAAAGCCTTGATACATAACTAGTGACAGGCAAGGACGCGGCCTAATGAAGCATGCTACTTGGCCTATAAGCGAGAGGAGAACCACCCGCGGCAGCATCGAGAAGTGACAGCGTGTTGAGCAAAGGCAGCAATTCACTAAGGAATGATATTATAAACGCGCGAGGAAGTTCATATCCAAAAACAAAACTATATATTcagaaatattcatataaacatcatTACCAGCGAAATAATACAAAAAGATGGAAACGTTAGGAATGGAGAAGTAGATCTTTATAAAACAAAAACTGTGTCAAAAATATATAGCCATGAAATACTCAAATTAGCGTAAATGTTACAGAGGTATCGACCAGAGATAAACACGATGTGAATGTTGTCAAATACGGACCACCTGAATCAGCATATGCTCGTGTGAACAAGCAAAAATTCGTCTAGATTTGGAAGAGGTTTTTTATCTAAGCTCGATATTCAGAATTCTACGACCTGCTTTCATGAAAATTGTCATCATATCGGTGCAGTGTGATCATATCTGTCCGATGACTGGAAAAGGTTAGGAAGTAATGCAAATATATTCGAGAAGTTTAATGGTAATTTTACTAGGGTTTTCAAGAGATTTGTGACCccttaaagagaaggagaaaaaagaaaggtagaatATTTCAGAATCATTAATGATGAAGTATGTGTttgtaagtttttttcttttctttttttgaaaatgcGAGTGAATATGCACTAAGCTGTAGTttaatatttttacatacacTTGTATGTACACATCCATTTTACAGGGATAAAAATAACTGTGCGTATATATCTTTTGTGTACGTCTCTATCTATCAGTAATTAATATTTGTTAGTGAAGGAATGAAACAGTAACATACGTAAAggtataaaatgtatttatttcttaaCTTTAAAAGATACTTGACAATGAATATTTAAAAAGTACACCAAGAAACTCGTTGCACCAACTGAGAGCATCTTCATATCTACTAAGTAtccatgagatatatatatatatatatatatatatatatatatatatatatatatatatatatatacacacacacacacacacacacacacatatatatatatatatatatatatatatatatatatatatatatatatatatatatatatatatatatatatctgtgtgtgtgtgtgtgtgtgtgtgtgtgtgtgtgtgtgtgtgtgtgtgtgtgtgtgtgtgtgtatgtatatatatatatatatatatatatatatatatatatatatatatatatatatatatatatgtatatgtatatataagattaatTTAAGTAGGTATATAGTAACTTGGCTAGCATTTCTCTAGCAAGGCCAAAAGCAATACATTACTTATATACCTGAAAATGCAGTGCCGTGAGATACAGGAACCTCTAGAAAATTATTCGAGCACAAAATAGGAAATACGATACATACAATTTagttaaaaggaaaaataaaagtattGCAACTCGTAACATTCAACGGTTCTTTTGTTTCAGTACAATATCGGTTCGGCCTCGATAGCAGCTGATATCTCGGGTTGATCAGATAATTCCCTTTTAGGGTCCATATTGCCTAATGCCAATAATGTGTAAATGACAAGGAATATAATTATCTTtccattcctattttcatttagtCAGTGAAATGTATAAGAGCCATTGAATGTGATATAATCTATACTAGTCTGTAAAATGCACAACACGACACAAACTTTCATCTAAAAAATACATCTATTCGTCATAGcactttctcttttattacgGTACGAATATGTTTAAAGTGTGGTGACGTACGCATATACCAAATATATCTAATCGAGATATCAaggaaaacatacatatacaaattatatacgaTACAGAATAATGATCCTCGTGTATATGTCTCAATGCCAAGTGCAGAGAGAGGCTCAACGAGCATAGCAGGAAGAGAGACATCAGAAACATCTTGTGTATACACTGGGAATGATACATTAACCGTTAAATGAACGGTTGGGACCATTTGCGTGAACCGGTTTTCAATTAGGTACAAACTGAAACCAATATCTAACTGCTAAATCTAGGCTTAAACAATACAAAATACTTTACGTCACGGTACAAAGGCACTACTAAACTATCTAGGCTTTCCAATGGTGTGCTTAGTGTCTCACCATCATCGTGAATGAAATTCACGATCATTGAAGTTATTCACAGGATAAGATTCAAAAGTCAAAGGTTTTCTTTCACTGAAAGTTATTTCCAATACAAAACATAGCTTTGTCCACAAACCTTGTTTAATATATGCACTCCATAAAATCAAGAAGAGATAAATGCTGACCATGACTGATGAGATCATATACACAGTGCAAACTTATCACAACACAAAAGGACCCGTGCAAAAGTGTCTCTCTTGTAAACCAAAATCAATCTATTCAGTGTCTTAACCTAAGGGCTGCGACACATGGTCTAGTTCTTAACCTGGGGATCATGAATGGACTTTAGCGGCTCCGTGAGGATCAGATAAAAATGAACATTGTTTTTTGCataaagagtatttttttttacattgtttacTTTATAATTACTTTGCGTATCTCAAGCATGCACAAGACAATGAAATTTCAATAAATAAGACATATTATACACATTACATGCAAAGTTGTGTTGAAGTGACTGTTTTTGGGAAGGAGATCCATATTAATTGATCACATGCCAGTTTTCTTCTCCCTCAAACAAATATTAATATCGATAGGCCTATATAATGGGTAGGCGTAACGACTTTTACATCTAAAATACAGAAGGGATTATTGGTCGCCTCATGGACGCCATTTCAAGTCGTTTCTCATGGAGGAATCGCTGTTTCAAATTCCTACCAGTTCCGGAGTTCGTCCAGCACGCCCTCTAGGTGCGGGTTGCCTCCTAGTTTGGCAATCTCCTCTCTCGCTTCGGCCTCCAGTTTCTCCAGGGTTTCTTTGGTGTGCTTAAGGGAACCAAACTTCTCCAAGAGGGACACGCAGTAGCGTTTAACCTCCAGGTCTTTGGGTCGCTGACGTAGGATGTCTGTGGCTTATGGTTAAGGTTAGCCAGCAAGCAAAGGGATCCCTCATTTAAGGTTTTCGTCAAAGTGTTTAATTATCCTAAACCTCATATTAACCTATAAAAGATATATTCATCCCTTTCCCAACCCATAATTATATTCAAGAAAATACATAGTAAATATGTACGTTCCCATGCAAAGAAACTCACACATGCGCACGTACATgtagaaagaaacacagacaacTTCAAAACAATAACAGAGAAAGTGCTGCCGCCTGGTTGCCAACAGTAGTTATCAGTAGTTATGATGCATGCATGTGGTTGTCCCAGAATCACCAAATTAACGGTAAAAAATGTAACATCAATATCCCAGAGGCTACATTCAGAACCTCCGAAATGAAGCAGAGAGAATAACAAGGCCACCAGACCCTGCAACTCCTTCAAAATTCCTCAGATAACAACCGCGTAGTTTCCTCGAAACAATCAGGTGTTCTGACAATACGGTAAAAAATCGCCTTTACGTCCGGAGATAAGATAAACAACCCAAGACGAAAACGAAAGCCGCTCTCAAACAACCTGGACAGTACTGAATACCCTGCAATAAATGCGATAAAGCTTATTAAAGTAATATAGGACGTGGTTTCAGTTTTAGTACCAGCGTACATCGTGCTGACGTCCGTAACCACAAAATTCCCAACGCGGTGATGGTGCATGTGGTTGAAACTGGGAATTAACCGGATTGGAAGTAACTGGAGGCAAGCAAGAGTGATCCactgaagaaacaaacaaaaaaaaagaagcatgCATCGCGACGGAAGAGAATgtaaacaccgcatcgggcaaCTCCAAATGATCCAAGGTATCTGTAATAATAATTTCACCTCATATCTGGTATATAGTGGTTGGTTATCtcattaatgtatgtatttctgacaaaggtaTACTAGAAACCAGCTAAATGCATCTTTTgttctgtgaagatattcattgtcatttgtatattttttcctacATTTGCTGCAATGAACACTGTTCAGTGTTAAACGAGGAACAGATATTtccataaaaatattaataagaataatattaataaaagaaaataaaccaaaattaAGTCAGGATCCTCTAGACAGACTAGACGGAAAACAATCTGAATTACTACTGAAAAATAATAGTTTTAAAAATAAAGATTTGTCACTTAAAATCATACCTGCTGTTACACTTTTCTCTAAAGGATACTAATAACTTGCTGATCGTCAGGTTGACTTTTAATGGCATGGATAACCGGAAAACTGAATTTGCCTTCTGTCAAATCCTCACAGTAGCTCTTACTGTCACAGTactgcaaaaagaaaaagaaaaaatatctctcAAATGTAATGGAGGTAAAATCaacatatttgtgtttatgtggatggatttCTACTCGTTACTATTTAGGTTTACACACTCAGTTGATAACTATCCGCCCTAAAGAAGTATTGAAATTTGCTTCAAAGCTGTAATTTATTCGGCGATTTGTATTGTACTTGTCAAATATGGCGGAATTGCTTGAAACATTTGACAATTCTTTTAACGAGGATAAATCTATTAACTGTAAAAATGTTGCCAATATCTTGCACCTTTAATAGCTGTAACTTTACTTTCTAATGTTAGTTCATCATTTTTAGCAAATATTCGTTCAAAACAGATAAGTTTGGAACGGTTGGCAATATCTATACTGTTTTTGTCACACGaatagttttcattattttttcagcaTTTAATGTTCACTGAAatctgaaacagacagacatattaatGTAAAACTGTCATATATACTTGATCAATTTCAAAGATTAAGAGAAATCTAGTTAACATATATTTTACTTGTAATGTACTTAACAATTTATCGATTTATCAGCttacaaataacaaatatatgacaTTAATGTGATATTAATGACAGACACTCATTACACCTATAGAATGAGATTTTTTACACATGTCTTTTAAacagttcattatttttttctgccctgtataaaataaaatatagctTTTATATTCTTACCTCTTTCAAGCAAAGTATTGCATAGTCATTACGGATCTGAAAGTACAGCCCCAAAATTCCTATAAGTCTTGAAAAGTCATCCTGAGTTTGACTGAAAAGTTGCATTAAGCGAGTAGCCAAGCCAAACAATCCACCTGTTtctggagaaaaagggagatttaTTGTTTTGATGCGCGAGCTCCATTAATAACAGCCAAATTAGCTTCTACTGAAATCCTTGATTCcggttaaaagagaaaaagaaatggaatttaTTAACCACTAACTCAATTACTTGATAAGGCAGGAATCGCCCGGTACAGCCTGCTATATAATACAGATTAACATTAAAACCTTAAAACCTTTTCCAATGACAAGGCCTCTTAGTATACTCACTTCTTATGGTCATCAGTCTGTATTCTTCCTCCGATGGACAAGTAAATGAATCCCTCCAAAAGATTTCCATTCCCTGCCCTCGATGGAGCTCCAACAGCTGCTCGCAAAACACTGTAGTCGCCTAGgatacatacaaaagaaaaggtGTAAAATATCAACTCATAGCATTTTGGATACAAGTATGTAGTACATTTTAAAATCAAGATGGTTATATTACATTGTGATCacgcaaaaaaaatataaagttatGGCATTTTGGGTTCTGACAGCGGTACAAAATTTTGAAATTAAAGGGGTTATCCTGAATTAAGATGTTCACAGTATCTACATTGATAATGCACTGTCACGGTTTTGAATAAAAATGTCGCAACAAAGCACGTAAATATAATTCCATTCCTATATTTTCTTAATCTGTAATATGagctacaaaaaaataaatgaattctcTAGCTGCTTCTGAGTCTGATAGCAGAAAACAACAGCACCTTTTCTCCTTGTAAATCACAAACTGAAACTGAATCTCTATCTGGCCCTACAATCATAACATATACATTATGATCAAGCAGTGCATAGTATTGTTGACCTGGGTCTTCGATGAGATGGCTCATCTTTTAAGAGCTCATGGGGAAacaaagatgaaatatatatgcataaagatacgGATGGAGTAGATAACAGAACGAATAGGAAATAGAgtcaaaaacaaactaaaaagcaGAGTGACATTATAaagtatcataataatgaaattaacatcGAAACAAAAAGTAAGATCTCTTATGAGATGGATATGTACTATCAagttacatataaaaaaaaacgattatcggaatataaaaaaataatcaaaattaaaTTACACGTTACTCTGCTCCGTAAGTTATTAAGAACAGTTTATGAGGCCCAGTCCTTGAGCCTAGGCAATAAATCGAAACCAATTAGTGGGATACCAGAGATAAACAGCATACAAATGGCTTTCTATAACACGAAACCAACCTAAAAGTTGCCCAATTGCTCTATCTCTGAACATACCTTTGGATGATCCAAGGCCAGAACTTTCTCGAGacccaaaaaataaacataattagcGGAGTTTATGGTTGCTGCAACTCCATATATACTATGGGCCACAGGGATACCTCTTCGTAAAACACTGTTGTCCTCGATGTCGTCTATTCTGTAAAACAAAGCATATTCACCCAAAAAAATTCATTAGTTAAGCTTAATATCCCCAGAATACCCTCATAGCACAGTCCAGGTCCAAATGTTATACTTTCTATTCTGAAAAACAAAGCATATTTACCCAAGACATTCAATAGTTAAGCTTAGTACCCCCAGAGAACACCCATAGCACAATCAAGGTCCATATATTATACTTTTAATTCGTGTTAAATCTACAGATAATGAATTGGTCTGGTCGCACGATAACACACAAGTAAAGCAGTAACACTCACAAAAGGCTAGCGTTATGCAGCAAGTAGATAACCTCGGATATGGCCATTAGCTTAGCCTCAGATATCCTCATCCAGTAATTGAAGGCTTGGGCTAGTTTCCCTCTAGTCATCCTCCCTGTCACTTGGAGGACGTGGGTAAGAGGCTGCAAAAGGACCTGCGAAGATagggatggcgggggggggggtataattgCGAGATACGAGACACCGTGAGATAACACAGCTATCAGGATAATGGCTttaaatagtttttattttttgctgtgcTCAAGATATTTTTAGAAAGATAAATCAGCttcaatatgtgtgtttgtctgtacatatTTTCCGAAAGTATATATCAAAATTAAAATTCATATATTATGTCAGGTGATGTGGATAACTGATTTGATATTCAGTGTTATTACTGTATTCaaaattttgcattttttctcaaCCTAGAACTTTCAAAAACATCTATCCTCAATGTCCGAATCAAAAAGCACCAAATGACCCAATCAAAATAAGCCGGAAAATGCCACTAGTTTTGCCTGTGTAATGTTT
Coding sequences:
- the LOC113830107 gene encoding terpene synthase-like, whose protein sequence is MDSAPIKFLMESCGNNNAASEDQNGVLDGRGHWHKMSHAKSLCSKQSVLSHGVSYLAIIPPPPPSLSSQVLLQPLTHVLQVTGRMTRGKLAQAFNYWMRISEAKLMAISEVIYLLHNASLLIDDIEDNSVLRRGIPVAHSIYGVAATINSANYVYFLGLEKVLALDHPKATTVFCEQLLELHRGQGMEIFWRDSFTCPSEEEYRLMTIRKTGGLFGLATRLMQLFSQTQDDFSRLIGILGLYFQIRNDYAILCLKEYCDSKSYCEDLTEGKFSFPVIHAIKSQPDDQQVINILRQRPKDLEVKRYCVSLLEKFGSLKHTKETLEKLEAEAREEIAKLGGNPHLEGVLDELRNW